One Tubulanus polymorphus chromosome 5, tnTubPoly1.2, whole genome shotgun sequence DNA segment encodes these proteins:
- the LOC141906071 gene encoding uncharacterized protein LOC141906071: MTTWLVEHVEQLVALYKQHPELWDCGVKEYYNKDDRSAAIKRISREIRKPEGDVLKKIKCLRTYYCRELKSINSLSDKAKWMHFDSLDFLRDHVTLKSRTPQMEEDNTSVASLSEVQNEYGHQSGVDWSTVKDEPIDDLEDDVNSPLELQIEATPTTTPRLATTAPPKAFTPPPQTTRKTTLKRKASPHSRAEAWLHQNKEQKIEDPTQQDSEPSENDVLFGKIVAEELRHVHDAQTKQLAKLRIQALLFEARFGTSIEMKSFDRPTGSRQTYLTESNVAAPTSHHIPGNRDAEINRKSMVAESSSPKQRPKSPVVVYHQSNLSPVASPI; this comes from the exons ATGACTACATGGCTCGTAGAGCACGTTGAACAACTAGTCGCATTATACAAACAACATCCCGAACTGTGGGACTGCGGAGTGAAAGAATATTACAATAAAGATGATCGTAGCGCGGCGATCAAACGTATATCACGAGAAATACGCAAACCAG AAGGCGACGTATTGAAGAAGATAAAATGTCTACGGACGTACTACTGTCGCGAATTAAAAAGCATCAATTCGTTGAGTGATAAGGCGAAATGGATGCACTTCGATAGCTTGGACTTCCTCCGCGATCACGTCACGCTCAAGTCAAGGACGCCTCAG ATGGAAGAGGATAACACGAGCGTTGCATCTTTATCGGAGGTTCAAAACGAGTACGGGCATCAATCGGGCGTCGACTGGTCGACGGTTAAAGACGAACCGATCGATGATCTCGAAGACGACGTTAATTCACCGTTAGAACTTCAAATCGAAGCCACACCTACGACGACGCCGAGACTCGCGACGACGGCGCCGCCGAAAGCTTTTACACCTCCGCCTCAAACGACGAGGAAAACAACGCTGAAACGTAAAGCGTCTCCGCACAGTCGAGCTGAGGCGTGGTTACATCAGAATAAAGAGCAGAAGATCGAAGATCCGACGCAACAGGATTCGGAACCGAGCGAAAACGACGTTCTGTTCGGTAAGATCGTCGCCGAAGAACTACGTCACGTTCACGACGCTCAAACTAAACAACTCGCTAAACTACGAATACAAGCGTTACTGTTCGAGGCGCGATTCGGAACGTCCATCGAAATGAAGAGTTTCGATCGACCGACCGGTTCTCGGCAGACGTATTTGACGGAATCGAACGTAGCCGCGCCGACCTCGCATCACATTCCCGGTAACAGAGACGCCGAGATCAACAGGAAATCGATGGTCGCCGAATCGTCGTCTCCGAAACAGCGGCCGAAATCTCCCGTCGTCGTTTATCATCAATCTAATCTCAGTCCGGTCGCTTCTCCCATATAA